A window of the Brumimicrobium sp. genome harbors these coding sequences:
- a CDS encoding HAD family phosphatase, producing MVQSTIKNIILDFGGVLLNIDYNKTIEAFKQLGIPHFEKMYAQLHQTDLFNQFEKGEISKEQFIEELKSFLPTNITDDAIVHAWNAMLLNFPKERLDLLLHLKQNYNLVLLSNTNFIHIEQFNLNLYSEHGISSLKPFFQTIYFSCEMGMKKPDIEIFLEVCLKEDFLPSETLFIDDSPQHIEGALRAGINAYLLDTKKENIIELLHRLQLIKK from the coding sequence ATGGTACAATCAACTATTAAAAATATTATTTTGGATTTTGGCGGTGTTCTTCTAAATATCGATTATAATAAAACAATAGAAGCATTTAAACAATTAGGTATTCCGCATTTTGAGAAGATGTATGCTCAACTTCATCAGACGGATTTATTTAATCAGTTTGAAAAAGGAGAAATTTCAAAAGAACAATTTATTGAAGAACTGAAATCATTTCTACCTACAAATATCACTGATGATGCCATTGTACATGCATGGAATGCGATGCTTCTCAATTTTCCAAAAGAAAGATTAGACCTTTTACTTCATTTAAAACAGAATTATAACCTTGTTTTATTAAGCAATACCAATTTTATTCATATAGAACAATTTAATCTAAATTTATATAGCGAACATGGGATTAGTTCATTAAAACCTTTTTTTCAAACTATTTATTTTAGTTGCGAAATGGGTATGAAAAAGCCAGATATTGAAATCTTTTTAGAAGTATGTCTTAAGGAAGATTTCTTGCCTAGTGAAACCTTGTTTATAGATGATTCTCCACAACATATTGAAGGAGCTTTGAGGGCAGGGATTAACGCGTATCTATTAGATACAAAAAAAGAAAATATTATTGAGTTATTGCATCGATTACAGTTGATTAAGAAATAG
- a CDS encoding META domain-containing protein encodes MKLIFSIFLLLTLLIVSGCGNSKKIEKNNKEETSIEHPIINSLDFYASPNDKSWNLSIQFNDHIIFTDSKKAIHFIGDTKTKIDNQGNIQISAKDKTYYIEVNIKKEECNKIGVITEIKFEKIAEKETNNYVGCGIYRGSPQLHDIWVLYGINDKILTPDLFPDELPHFEIDLTERKISGFAGCNQVNGNLTFGYQLMNIQSLVSTRMYCGEASQIEEDILEILRSPLTYKLEETHLYLTSEKGKLLLKKID; translated from the coding sequence ATGAAATTAATTTTTTCTATATTTCTCCTCTTAACGTTACTTATAGTTTCAGGATGTGGGAATTCAAAAAAAATAGAAAAAAATAATAAAGAAGAAACCAGTATAGAACATCCTATTATCAATTCTTTAGATTTCTATGCCTCCCCTAATGATAAATCATGGAACTTATCTATACAATTTAATGACCATATCATCTTTACAGACAGTAAAAAAGCAATTCATTTCATAGGGGATACAAAAACTAAAATAGACAATCAAGGAAATATTCAAATTTCTGCAAAAGATAAAACATACTACATAGAAGTTAATATCAAGAAAGAAGAATGCAATAAAATTGGAGTTATAACTGAAATTAAATTTGAAAAAATAGCAGAAAAAGAGACAAATAATTATGTGGGTTGCGGTATATATAGAGGTAGCCCTCAATTACATGATATTTGGGTTCTTTATGGAATTAACGACAAAATATTAACTCCAGATTTATTTCCCGATGAACTCCCCCATTTTGAAATTGATTTAACTGAAAGAAAAATAAGCGGATTTGCAGGATGCAATCAAGTAAATGGAAATTTAACTTTTGGGTATCAATTAATGAATATTCAATCTCTAGTTTCAACACGAATGTATTGTGGTGAAGCTTCTCAAATTGAAGAAGATATCTTAGAAATATTAAGGTCACCTCTTACCTACAAATTGGAAGAGACGCATCTTTACTTAACATCAGAGAAAGGCAAATTATTACTTAAAAAAATAGATTAA
- a CDS encoding 2Fe-2S iron-sulfur cluster-binding protein produces the protein MENITVYIIDRDGEKHTLQAPTDMNLNIMELCKIYELPVEGRCGGMAMCATCQCYLESEHKLDIQSEAELDMLDQAFFVKNNSRLGCQIKINENIDGIILRLAPETD, from the coding sequence ATGGAAAATATTACAGTATATATAATTGATAGAGATGGTGAAAAACATACATTACAAGCTCCAACAGATATGAATTTAAATATCATGGAACTTTGTAAAATATATGAATTGCCCGTAGAAGGGAGATGTGGAGGAATGGCTATGTGTGCTACTTGTCAATGTTACCTAGAATCAGAACATAAATTAGATATACAAAGTGAAGCTGAATTAGATATGTTAGACCAAGCCTTCTTTGTAAAAAATAATAGCCGATTGGGATGCCAAATCAAAATAAATGAGAATATCGATGGTATCATATTAAGGTTAGCCCCTGAAACAGATTAA
- a CDS encoding DUF3098 domain-containing protein: MRTNGNKHSFLFDRTNYILLLVGIFLNIIGFLIMIGGASKDPNVFDANELFSPIRLTIAPILILLGYVVIFYTIMKRPKSVSHKKPE, encoded by the coding sequence ATGAGAACAAACGGAAATAAACATTCTTTTTTATTTGACAGAACAAATTACATTTTGCTTCTAGTAGGTATCTTTTTAAATATTATTGGATTTCTTATAATGATAGGAGGTGCTTCAAAAGATCCTAATGTATTCGATGCAAATGAACTGTTTTCGCCAATAAGGTTAACTATTGCACCTATCTTAATTCTTTTAGGATATGTGGTCATTTTCTATACGATTATGAAAAGACCTAAATCT
- a CDS encoding permease-like cell division protein FtsX, producing the protein MKKLYTIQKQVLKILPTFVTQMSSNSKKYEKRGLQSGYLSVVVGISLVLFMLGLVIGAYFGLDHTQNAAKENIEIDLFFNPDLNDSDIKLIEQELKNWPEIKSVWFVSPERALEVFQSNDKEAEKVKEIFDGKSPFPPSITFNPTATIVNKEGLSQLKEKILSQYANQVVEVNYDEHRIEQVNLGFLQWIYIFIAIGGLLTIVAFAMINNTIRLALYSKRFTVKTMQLVGAKPGFIRKPFILTSIFQGFLSAIIGMALLIGVFYALKRYMDIIGPAYDMKTFLLLFLVLIVLGVIISLVSTWFALNKYLRKKLDNLY; encoded by the coding sequence TTGAAGAAATTATATACTATTCAAAAACAAGTTCTAAAAATTCTTCCTACATTCGTAACTCAAATGAGTTCAAATTCCAAAAAATACGAAAAAAGAGGTTTACAATCCGGATATCTTTCTGTGGTAGTTGGCATTTCACTAGTCCTATTCATGTTGGGACTAGTAATCGGCGCATATTTTGGGCTAGACCATACTCAAAATGCAGCAAAAGAAAATATTGAAATCGATCTTTTCTTTAATCCCGACCTAAATGATTCTGACATCAAACTGATTGAGCAAGAACTAAAGAATTGGCCTGAAATTAAATCTGTATGGTTTGTTTCACCAGAAAGAGCCTTAGAAGTGTTTCAGTCCAATGACAAAGAAGCTGAAAAAGTTAAAGAAATTTTCGATGGCAAAAGCCCATTCCCTCCATCTATCACCTTTAATCCTACAGCAACTATTGTAAACAAAGAAGGATTATCTCAATTAAAAGAAAAAATTCTCTCTCAATATGCCAACCAAGTAGTTGAAGTAAACTATGATGAGCACAGAATTGAACAGGTAAATCTTGGGTTTCTCCAATGGATATACATTTTTATTGCCATCGGTGGACTTTTAACAATCGTTGCTTTCGCAATGATTAATAACACTATCAGATTGGCGTTATATTCCAAGAGATTTACTGTAAAAACTATGCAACTAGTGGGGGCAAAACCTGGGTTTATCCGTAAGCCGTTTATTTTAACTTCTATCTTCCAAGGATTCTTATCAGCCATCATAGGAATGGCACTTTTAATTGGTGTGTTCTATGCACTTAAGCGCTATATGGATATAATCGGTCCAGCTTATGATATGAAAACATTCTTGCTTTTATTCCTAGTTTTAATTGTATTAGGTGTGATAATTAGCTTAGTTTCAACTTGGTTTGCACTAAACAAATATTTACGTAAAAAATTAGATAATTTATATTAG